A single region of the Gephyromycinifex aptenodytis genome encodes:
- the lpdA gene encoding dihydrolipoyl dehydrogenase codes for MTAANQAPYDIVILGGGSGGYACALRASELGLNVALIEKDLLGGTCLHRGCIPTKAMLHAAEVADNVRDSEKFGVRANLDAVDMSGVHTFKDGVVSRLHKGLQGLVKHANVTYIEGAGKVVAPDTIEVDGRPIVGKNLVLATGSYAKSLPGLEIGGRIVTSEQALRLESVPERVIVLGGGVIGVEFASIYRSFGAQVSIVEALPRLVAAEDEAISKALTRAFKKRKITVKTGARFASASQNDSEVTLTLESGDELSADLLLVAVGRGPVTEGLGYDQIGLNMERGFVLADERCRTNVPGVRAVGDIVPGLQLAHRGFAQGIFVAEDIAGLDPTPIDESGIPRVTYCDPEIASVGLTEEKAKEVHNEVEAYEYNLGGNGKSQILATAGFVKVVRVKDGPVVGIHMVGARMGEQVGEAQLIVGWEALPEEVAALVHAHPTQNESLGEAHMALAGKPLHAHS; via the coding sequence ATGACTGCTGCAAACCAGGCCCCGTACGACATCGTCATTTTGGGGGGCGGCAGCGGCGGTTATGCGTGCGCGCTTCGGGCCAGTGAGCTCGGCCTGAACGTGGCGCTGATTGAAAAGGATCTGCTCGGCGGTACCTGCCTGCACCGCGGCTGCATCCCCACGAAGGCGATGCTGCACGCCGCCGAAGTGGCCGACAACGTTCGCGATAGCGAGAAGTTCGGCGTGCGCGCCAACCTCGACGCGGTCGACATGAGCGGGGTTCACACCTTCAAAGACGGCGTCGTCTCCCGGCTGCACAAGGGGCTGCAAGGCCTGGTCAAGCACGCCAACGTCACCTACATCGAGGGTGCCGGCAAGGTCGTCGCACCGGACACCATCGAGGTTGACGGGCGCCCAATCGTCGGGAAAAACCTTGTTCTGGCCACCGGTTCGTACGCCAAGTCGCTGCCCGGACTCGAGATCGGCGGACGGATCGTCACCAGCGAGCAGGCACTGCGTCTGGAGAGCGTTCCCGAGCGCGTCATTGTCCTGGGCGGTGGGGTGATCGGCGTGGAGTTCGCTTCCATCTACCGCTCCTTCGGTGCCCAGGTGAGCATCGTCGAGGCGCTGCCGCGTCTGGTGGCCGCAGAGGATGAGGCGATCTCCAAGGCTCTCACCCGCGCCTTCAAGAAACGCAAGATCACCGTCAAGACCGGAGCGCGCTTCGCCAGCGCGAGCCAGAACGACTCCGAGGTCACCCTCACGCTGGAGTCCGGGGATGAACTCAGCGCCGACCTGCTCCTGGTCGCGGTCGGGCGCGGTCCGGTCACCGAGGGCCTGGGCTATGACCAGATCGGCCTGAACATGGAGCGCGGCTTCGTCCTGGCCGACGAGCGCTGCCGCACGAACGTGCCGGGTGTGCGTGCAGTGGGTGACATCGTCCCCGGATTGCAGTTGGCACACCGCGGTTTCGCGCAAGGCATCTTCGTGGCCGAAGACATCGCCGGGTTGGACCCCACCCCGATCGATGAGTCGGGAATCCCGCGAGTCACCTACTGCGACCCCGAGATCGCCTCCGTCGGGCTGACCGAGGAGAAGGCCAAAGAGGTACACAATGAGGTCGAGGCCTACGAGTACAACCTTGGTGGCAACGGCAAGAGCCAGATTCTTGCCACTGCCGGTTTCGTCAAGGTAGTCCGCGTGAAGGATGGCCCGGTCGTCGGCATCCACATGGTTGGAGCCCGCATGGGGGAGCAGGTCGGCGAGGCGCAGCTCATCGTCGGGTGGGAAGCCCTACCTGAAGAAGTGGCTGCTCTGGTCCACGCTCACCCCACCCAAAACGAGTCACTTGGCGAGGCACACATGGCCCTCGCAGGAAAGCCATTGCACGCCCACTCCTGA